A single Thermococcus sp. DNA region contains:
- a CDS encoding dihydroorotate dehydrogenase: MVSLELELFGIKFENPLILASGINDKTPEQWIRAHEEGAGGVVTKSIGIEPRKGYDNPTIVELPYGLINAMGLPNPGWKGFLEMVEGYTFDFPLIVSIFGGTPEEFAFLAETLSDVADAFELNLSCPHAKGYGMEIGQNPENVYDVVRAVKEATNKPVIAKLTPNMDDITKLGLAAEKAGADGVSAINTLKAIAIDIYARKPILSNKVGGYSGPGVKPVALRAVYDLAKILDIPVIGIGGITTWQDAVEFLLAGASALQIGTAVSLRGWEVFREISEGIERYLEKEGFSSVKEIIGLALG; encoded by the coding sequence ATGGTCAGCCTTGAGCTCGAGCTCTTCGGGATAAAGTTTGAGAATCCCCTCATTCTCGCCTCTGGAATCAACGACAAAACTCCCGAGCAGTGGATTCGCGCCCACGAAGAAGGGGCTGGTGGAGTCGTAACAAAATCCATCGGAATCGAGCCTAGAAAGGGCTACGACAACCCAACCATCGTTGAGCTCCCCTACGGCCTGATAAACGCAATGGGCCTTCCAAATCCCGGCTGGAAGGGCTTTCTGGAGATGGTTGAAGGCTACACTTTCGACTTCCCCCTAATTGTCTCGATTTTCGGGGGAACACCGGAGGAGTTCGCCTTTCTAGCGGAAACGCTGAGCGATGTGGCGGATGCCTTCGAGCTGAACCTCAGTTGTCCCCACGCGAAGGGCTACGGCATGGAAATCGGGCAGAATCCGGAGAACGTCTATGATGTTGTTAGGGCAGTTAAGGAAGCAACTAACAAACCGGTAATAGCGAAGCTCACTCCCAACATGGACGACATAACCAAACTTGGACTCGCCGCTGAGAAAGCGGGAGCAGATGGAGTTTCGGCGATAAACACGCTGAAGGCGATAGCAATTGACATCTACGCGAGAAAGCCGATACTGAGCAATAAAGTCGGCGGCTATTCCGGGCCTGGAGTCAAGCCCGTTGCTTTAAGGGCCGTCTACGACCTTGCAAAAATCCTTGACATTCCTGTGATAGGAATAGGTGGCATAACCACCTGGCAGGACGCGGTTGAGTTCCTATTAGCTGGGGCCTCGGCTTTGCAGATAGGAACCGCCGTCTCACTCCGTGGCTGGGAGGTCTTCAGGGAAATAAGTGAGGGAATTGAGCGCTATCTTGAGAAGGAGGGCTTTTCGAGCGTGAAGGAAATCATCGGGCTGGCTCTGGGGTGA
- a CDS encoding AbrB/MazE/SpoVT family DNA-binding domain-containing protein, translated as MPLTKVTRNYQITIPAEIRKALGIKEGEYLSVELRGDEIVIKKAEMEWPSLDLGRDFTPEEIEENSRKALAEASKWEG; from the coding sequence ATGCCGCTCACGAAGGTCACCCGCAACTACCAGATAACGATTCCAGCCGAGATTAGAAAGGCCCTTGGCATAAAGGAGGGCGAATACCTGAGCGTCGAACTGAGGGGAGACGAGATAGTCATCAAAAAAGCCGAAATGGAGTGGCCGAGTCTTGACCTTGGAAGGGACTTCACGCCGGAAGAAATCGAGGAGAACTCCAGAAAAGCTCTCGCGGAGGCATCTAAATGGGAAGGGTAG
- a CDS encoding PIN domain-containing protein produces the protein MGRVAVVDTNVLLYSINRSSERYREARKLIDSLDKVVLPAIVVYEFIWNLALAGVAPAEAEKTLTRILLNEKVSLADDRKYLLPAFNLFGNLSLKHYNDSVILAVAKEVGTLATYDKKLRNRAGKLNVKLLPEVVE, from the coding sequence ATGGGAAGGGTAGCGGTCGTTGATACGAACGTCCTCCTTTACTCCATCAACCGCAGCTCAGAGAGATATAGAGAAGCAAGGAAATTGATAGACTCCCTTGATAAGGTAGTGCTACCGGCAATCGTTGTCTACGAGTTTATCTGGAACTTGGCGTTGGCAGGGGTTGCACCCGCGGAAGCCGAGAAGACTCTAACAAGGATTCTTCTAAACGAGAAGGTTAGCCTCGCCGATGACAGAAAGTACCTACTTCCGGCCTTCAACCTCTTCGGAAACCTCAGCTTAAAACACTATAACGACTCTGTAATCCTCGCGGTGGCCAAGGAAGTTGGAACCCTCGCGACCTACGACAAAAAGCTTAGAAACCGTGCTGGAAAACTTAACGTTAAACTGCTCCCGGAGGTGGTTGAATGA
- the queC gene encoding 7-cyano-7-deazaguanine synthase QueC, translating into MKRAVVLFSGGLDSTACLYWAKRNYDEVIMLTVNYGSNEEKVTNRVAEFFSKELNVPLKIVRLDFLEEFSKLRGTTLVGGETPKVTGKELDDMSIAQETARSVWVPARNVVLIAVAASLLDALGGGDIIVGFNAEEGATFPDNTPEFVEKMNEMLRYGTMAEVKVVAPLIDLDKKGIARLLKELNAKYEYSNSCYMPKGFTEDGKPIHCGECESCVRRHRGLIEGIGEDKTVYAVEPRI; encoded by the coding sequence ATGAAGCGGGCGGTCGTTTTGTTCTCTGGAGGACTTGATTCAACGGCCTGCCTCTACTGGGCTAAGAGGAACTACGACGAGGTGATAATGCTCACAGTCAACTACGGTAGCAACGAGGAGAAGGTAACGAACAGAGTGGCGGAGTTCTTCTCGAAGGAACTAAACGTTCCGCTGAAGATAGTTCGCCTTGACTTCCTTGAGGAGTTTTCCAAACTGAGGGGGACTACGCTAGTTGGCGGGGAGACGCCTAAAGTTACTGGAAAAGAGCTCGATGACATGAGCATTGCTCAGGAGACGGCCAGAAGCGTCTGGGTTCCAGCGAGAAACGTGGTTTTAATAGCCGTAGCCGCTTCTCTCCTTGACGCCTTGGGTGGCGGAGACATAATAGTTGGCTTTAACGCGGAGGAGGGGGCAACGTTTCCTGACAACACACCTGAGTTCGTTGAGAAGATGAACGAGATGCTCCGCTATGGGACCATGGCAGAAGTCAAGGTTGTTGCTCCGCTCATAGACCTCGACAAGAAGGGCATAGCGAGGCTTTTGAAGGAACTAAATGCCAAATACGAGTACTCCAACTCCTGCTACATGCCGAAAGGCTTCACCGAGGACGGAAAGCCCATACACTGCGGGGAGTGCGAGAGCTGTGTCAGGAGGCACAGGGGACTCATTGAGGGAATTGGTGAAGATAAGACTGTTTACGCTGTCGAACCAAGGATTTGA
- a CDS encoding RNA ligase yields the protein MVSSHFRGLLLKLGLPEERLNVLEGKGGIEEDQFERIYYVRFRDSAKGFRRGTVVFDDGTVVLGFPHIKRIVQLENGVKRIFKNKPFYVEEKVDGYNVRVVKVKDKILALTRGGFVCPFTTERILDFISEDFFRDYPNLILVGEMAGPESPYLVEGPPYVKEDIAFFLFDVQEKGTGRSVPVEERYKLAEEYGIPQVERFGLFDRNRTEELMELIEKLSEEGREGVVMKTPDMRKVAKYVTPYANINDIKIGSKIFFDLPGGYFMGRISRVAFYIAEKKLRGEEFEGHAKALGEALLKPLVESILEVSQGHNVEETFTIRVKNISTAYRMVSHFERLGLKIHIEDIEDLKNGYWRITFKRLYPDATREIRELWNGLAFVD from the coding sequence ATGGTAAGTTCACATTTTAGGGGGCTATTACTCAAACTCGGCCTTCCCGAGGAGAGACTTAACGTCCTCGAGGGGAAAGGGGGAATAGAGGAGGACCAGTTTGAAAGAATCTACTACGTCCGCTTCCGCGATTCCGCGAAGGGATTTAGAAGGGGAACAGTCGTTTTTGATGACGGAACAGTCGTTTTGGGATTTCCCCACATAAAGAGAATCGTCCAGCTTGAGAACGGAGTGAAGAGAATATTCAAGAACAAACCGTTTTACGTCGAGGAAAAAGTGGACGGCTACAACGTACGCGTCGTTAAGGTCAAAGACAAAATTCTGGCCCTCACAAGGGGTGGTTTTGTCTGCCCCTTCACAACCGAGCGAATTCTCGACTTCATCAGCGAGGATTTCTTCAGGGATTATCCCAACCTGATTCTCGTTGGCGAGATGGCAGGTCCTGAGAGCCCTTACCTCGTTGAGGGGCCACCTTACGTGAAGGAGGACATAGCCTTTTTCCTCTTTGACGTCCAGGAGAAGGGAACTGGTAGGAGTGTTCCCGTTGAGGAGCGCTACAAACTGGCTGAAGAGTACGGAATCCCCCAGGTCGAGCGCTTTGGTCTCTTTGATAGAAACAGAACCGAAGAACTCATGGAGCTCATCGAGAAGCTGAGCGAAGAGGGGAGGGAAGGCGTTGTAATGAAGACCCCGGACATGAGAAAAGTAGCCAAGTACGTAACTCCCTACGCTAACATCAACGACATAAAGATAGGCTCCAAGATTTTCTTTGACTTACCCGGGGGATACTTTATGGGGAGGATAAGCAGAGTGGCATTTTACATAGCCGAGAAAAAACTCAGGGGCGAGGAATTCGAGGGACACGCGAAAGCCCTTGGGGAAGCCCTCCTAAAACCCCTCGTGGAGAGCATCCTCGAGGTGTCCCAAGGCCACAATGTCGAGGAGACCTTCACTATAAGAGTGAAAAACATAAGCACAGCCTACAGGATGGTGAGCCACTTCGAAAGGCTCGGCCTCAAAATCCACATAGAGGACATTGAAGACCTCAAGAACGGCTACTGGAGGATAACCTTCAAGAGGCTTTACCCTGATGCGACTCGCGAGATAAGGGAACTCTGGAACGGGCTGGCTTTTGTTGACTGA
- a CDS encoding 50S ribosomal protein L16, translating to MGLRPAKIDRDVDKPAYTRREYIRGAPGPKITIFDMGNLSAEFQYEVSLHAEQAMQIRQNALEAIRIQVNRYLQKNVGRSNYHFKIRVFPFQVLRENPMATGRKADRYGNGMRRPFGKPIGLAARVKKNQKILTVWVNENHLKFALEAMRRAKMKLPYSAYYRIYDKNGNDVTTKVLSTMKR from the coding sequence ATGGGACTTAGGCCAGCGAAGATTGATAGGGACGTTGACAAGCCCGCTTACACGAGAAGGGAATACATACGCGGTGCCCCAGGACCGAAGATAACGATATTCGATATGGGCAACCTTTCGGCGGAGTTCCAATATGAAGTCAGCCTCCACGCCGAGCAGGCCATGCAGATAAGGCAGAACGCCCTTGAGGCGATTCGTATACAGGTGAACAGGTACCTCCAGAAGAACGTCGGAAGGAGCAACTACCACTTCAAGATACGCGTTTTCCCCTTCCAGGTGCTTAGAGAGAACCCCATGGCTACCGGGAGGAAGGCTGACCGTTATGGAAACGGTATGCGCAGACCTTTTGGAAAGCCAATTGGACTTGCCGCAAGGGTCAAGAAGAACCAGAAGATTCTCACCGTCTGGGTTAACGAGAACCACCTCAAGTTCGCCCTTGAGGCAATGAGAAGGGCCAAGATGAAGCTTCCATACTCGGCTTACTACAGGATTTACGACAAGAACGGAAACGACGTCACCACCAAGGTCCTCTCCACGATGAAGCGCTGA
- a CDS encoding MFS transporter, translating to MEGKRLAGIVLLIVSAFTGTIAFRLATPAIAFYTRDVLKASMLAVSLVSMSFVLARAFSSVLGGFMLEKGKKLVYLGGLAMMGNALAVQLYPLTSSWLQVFGIKLLNGFLNGISWPMAQFVLAVTTPKEIRARVTAVYFFFGSIASLLGNYVYAYTVNLGLAGQMWISSVFFVLTGLIMLLSYYLLYAEITPRRRKVSGERPSLNPRRILIIASLMAIIVAFTSGEITYVYVSEALGLSRERTAVLLGWTGFLSALLSYFVSWLADVRSEAKTVKMTALLAGISPVLASIKTAPTVFLGIFLALFAFQSFRPISRKVLASYHRSSLAIGGVNGLQNISTFVGGMLFGLAYSLGEIHSVVTLNIALLVFLPVSLGLILEGVKVGEE from the coding sequence ATGGAGGGGAAGCGCCTCGCCGGTATAGTCCTGCTCATCGTCTCGGCCTTCACGGGAACCATAGCCTTCCGTCTGGCAACCCCGGCCATAGCCTTCTACACGCGTGACGTTCTAAAGGCCAGCATGCTGGCTGTTTCCCTCGTTTCGATGTCCTTCGTTCTGGCGAGGGCCTTCTCCTCGGTCCTCGGTGGTTTTATGCTTGAGAAGGGGAAAAAGCTTGTCTATTTGGGTGGACTTGCCATGATGGGAAACGCCCTGGCCGTTCAGCTCTACCCCCTGACATCAAGCTGGCTTCAGGTTTTCGGGATAAAGCTCCTCAACGGCTTTCTTAACGGGATAAGCTGGCCCATGGCCCAGTTCGTTCTAGCTGTTACGACGCCAAAGGAAATAAGGGCAAGGGTCACGGCAGTTTATTTCTTCTTCGGGAGCATCGCCTCGCTCCTCGGCAACTACGTTTATGCTTACACCGTAAACCTCGGCTTGGCCGGCCAGATGTGGATTTCCTCAGTCTTTTTCGTTCTGACAGGCCTTATAATGCTTCTCAGTTACTACCTCCTCTACGCCGAGATAACACCGAGGCGGAGGAAGGTCTCAGGAGAAAGGCCGAGCCTCAACCCAAGGAGGATTTTAATAATCGCCTCGCTCATGGCAATTATAGTGGCCTTTACCTCAGGCGAAATAACCTACGTCTACGTCTCAGAGGCCCTGGGGCTGAGCAGAGAGAGGACGGCAGTTTTACTGGGCTGGACTGGTTTCCTGTCAGCTTTGCTGAGCTACTTCGTCTCGTGGCTTGCCGACGTGAGGAGCGAAGCTAAGACCGTTAAAATGACCGCCCTTCTGGCGGGTATATCACCAGTTCTGGCCTCGATAAAGACCGCCCCAACGGTTTTCCTCGGGATTTTTCTGGCTCTCTTCGCCTTTCAGAGCTTCCGCCCCATTTCTAGAAAAGTTCTGGCAAGCTACCACCGCTCCTCGCTTGCGATAGGAGGTGTCAATGGCCTTCAGAACATCTCGACCTTCGTTGGCGGAATGCTCTTCGGCCTTGCCTATTCGCTGGGTGAAATTCACTCCGTCGTTACACTGAACATCGCCCTGCTTGTCTTCCTGCCGGTTTCTCTCGGGCTCATCCTTGAGGGGGTGAAGGTGGGGGAGGAATAG